The following are encoded in a window of Carya illinoinensis cultivar Pawnee chromosome 15, C.illinoinensisPawnee_v1, whole genome shotgun sequence genomic DNA:
- the LOC122297327 gene encoding stemmadenine O-acetyltransferase-like produces the protein MATMTVKISSKETIKPSSPTPQHLRNHNLSFMDQLAPNMYIPIILFYHVKIDQDIHDHVQRSSQLKKSLQQTLNHFYPLAGTIREDYSIDCNDNGVEFCETRVGCQLSEVLQQFDAEILNQFLPLGAHTNGVNTQSMEVPLAIQYNIFQCGGVAIGVCVSHRIADGTSATTFLNAWSSTSRGDAVAICPKFDVANFFPKKDMNWYNRGNLLSKEKVVTRRLVFNKSNIAALRKKASPATDSQAMVQHYFPTRVEAVSALIWERLMAISKSKSVPAKFIRASHAVNLRARMVPPMPMHSFGNLWYNASAIVSPNENVDNDNNLVILGSKLNTAIKQINDDCAKQLQSDAILDSLKKAFERYHSITGGMESFNFTSWCRFGFYDVDFGWGKPTWVCCPNMPLKNLIVMMSTKDEQGIEAYVNILEEDSIIFDSDLELLPFVSRTIGD, from the coding sequence ATGGCGACCATGACTGTCAAAATAAGCTCCAAGGAGACAATTAAACCATCATCTCCAACGCCCCAACACCTTAGAAATCACAACCTTTCCTTTATGGACCAACTTGCACCAAACATGTATATTCCCATTATTCTTTTCTATCATGTCAAGATTGACCAGGACATTCATGATCATGTTCAAAGATCCTCTCAGCTTAAAAAGTCCCTTCAACAAACTCTCAACCACTTTTACCCTTTGGCTGGCACCATCAGAGAAGACTACTCCATCGACTGCAACGATAATGGAGTCGAGTTTTGTGAGACTCGGGTTGGGTGCCAGTTATCAGAAGTTCTCCAACAATTTGATGCAGAAATCTTGAATCAGTTTTTGCCACTTGGAGCCCATACTAATGGCGTGAACACTCAAAGCATGGAAGTTCCCTTAGCTATCCAATATAATATCTTTCAATGTGGCGGAGTAGCCATTGGTGTATGTGTTTCCCACAGGATTGCAGATGGGACTTCGGCAACAACATTTCTTAATGCATGGAGCTCTACATCCCGTGGAGACGCTGTAGCTATATGTCCAAAGTTTGATGTTGCcaatttctttccaaaaaaagATATGAATTGGTACAATCGAGGCAACTTGTTGTCAAAGGAAAAGGTCGTGACAAGAAGATTGGTGTTCAACAAATCAAACATAGCTGCCTTGAGAAAAAAGGCTTCTCCAGCTACAGATTCCCAGGCGATGGTGCAACACTACTTTCCAACTCGTGTGGAGGCAGTTTCAGCTTTGATATGGGAACGTCTCATGGCGATATCTAAATCGAAATCAGTACCGGCAAAATTCATTCGAGCAAGTCATGCAGTCAACTTACGTGCGAGGATGGTTCCACCCATGCCCATGCATTCCTTCGGAAATCTTTGGTACAACGCTTCTGCAATTGTATCACCAAACGAGAATGTTGACAATGACAACAATCTAGTTATTCTCGGGAGCAAACTAAATActgcaataaaacaaatcaatgaTGATTGTGCGAAGCAACTACAGAGCGATGCAATATTGGATTCGCTCAAAAAGGCCTTCGAGCGGTACCATTCAATTACCGGTGGCATGGAGTCCTTCAACTTCACTAGCTGGTGCAGATTTGGTTTTTATGACGTTGATTTTGGGTGGGGGAAGCCAACCTGGGTGTGTTGTCCTAATATGCCTCTAAAGAATCTTATCGTCATGATGAGTACCAAAGACGAGCAGGGAATTGAGGCATATGTTAACATTTTAGAGGAAGACTCGATCATATTTGATAGTGACCTTGAACTCCTTCCATTTGTTTCTAGGACAATTGGGGACTAA
- the LOC122297298 gene encoding stemmadenine O-acetyltransferase-like translates to MATMTVKISSKETIKPSSPTPHHLRNHNLSFMDQLAPNTYIPIILFYHAKNDRDIDHVQRSSQLKMSLQQTLNRFYPLAGTIKEDYSIDCNDNGVEFCEAQVSCQLSEVLQQFDAEILNQFLPFGAHVTNGAKTESREVLLAIQYNIFQCGGVAIGVCVSHIIADGISAVTFLNVWSATSRRDNVAICPKFDVANFFPKKDMHWYNRDSLLSKEKIVTRRLVFNKSSIAALREKASPAADSQVKVQHYFPTRVEAVSALIWGRLMAISKSKPAPAKFIQATHAINLRVRMVPPMLMHSFGNLWYYASAIVSPNENVDNDNNLIILGSKLSTAIKQINDDCVKQLQSDAILDSLRKVFEQYHSTSGIESFSFTSWCTFRFYDIDFGWGEPTWVCCPSMPFKNVIVMMSTKDKQGIETYVNILEEDSIIFDSDLELLPYVSRKIGD, encoded by the coding sequence ATGGCGACCATGACTGTCAAAATAAGCTCCAAGGAAACAATTAAACCATCATCTCCAACACCCCACCACCTTAGAAATCACAACCTTTCCTTTATGGACCAACTTGCACCAAACACGTatattcccatcattcttttcTATCATGCCAAGAATGACCGGGACATTGATCACGTCCAAAGATCGTCTCAACTTAAAATGTCCCTTCAACAAACCCTCAACCGCTTTTACCCTTTGGCTGGCACCATCAAAGAAGACTACTCCATCGACTGCAACGATAATGGAGTTGAGTTTTGTGAGGCTCAGGTTTCATGCCAGTTATCAGAAGttcttcaacaatttgatgcAGAAATCTTGAACCAGTTTTTGCCATTTGGAGCCCACGTCACTAATGGCGCGAAAACTGAAAGCAGGGAAGTTCTCTTAGCTATCCAATATAATATCTTTCAATGTGGCGGAGTAGCCATTGGTGTATGTGTTTCCCACATAATCGCAGATGGAATTTCAGCAGTAACATTTCTTAATGTATGGAGCGCTACGTCCCGTAGAGACAATGTAGCTATATGTCCAAAGTTTGATGTGGCCAATTTCTTCCCAAAGAAAGATATGCATTGGTACAATCGAGATAGCTTGTTGTCAAAGGAAAAGATCGTGACAAGAAGATTGGTGTTCAACAAATCAAGCATAGCTGCTTTGAGAGAAAAAGCTTCTCCAGCTGCAGATTCCCAGGTGAAGGTGCAGCACTACTTTCCAACTCGCGTGGAGGCAGTTTCAGCATTGATATGGGGACGTCTCATGGCGATATCTAAATCAAAACCTGCACCAGCAAAATTCATTCAAGCAACTCATGCAATCAACTTACGTGTGAGGATGGTTCCACCCATGCTCATGCACTCCTTTGGGAATCTTTGGTACTACGCTTCTGCAATTGTATCACCAAACGAGAATGTTGACAATGACAACAATCTAATTATTCTCGGAAGCAAACTGAGTActgcaataaaacaaatcaatgaTGATTGTGTGAAGCAACTACAGAGTGATGCAATATTGGATTCACTCCGAAAGGTGTTCGAGCAGTACCACTCAACTAGTGGCATTGAGTCCTTTAGCTTCACTAGCTGGTGCACGTTTCGTTTCTATGACATTGATTTTGGATGGGGGGAGCCAACCTGGGTGTGTTGTCCTAGTATGCCTTTTAAGAATGTCATCGTCATGATGAGTACCAAAGATAAGCAGGGAATTGAGACATATGTTAACATTTTAGAGGAAGACTCAATCATATTTGATAGTGACCTTGAACTCCTTCCATATGTTTCTAGGAAAATTGGAGACTAA